In Papaver somniferum cultivar HN1 unplaced genomic scaffold, ASM357369v1 unplaced-scaffold_114, whole genome shotgun sequence, a genomic segment contains:
- the LOC113328751 gene encoding receptor-like protein 12 has translation MDIEFNKNTLFFLFFILFTYDQVPFLAHGCHSEERNALLSFKSFLQDPSNRLSSWQVGNHLQNCCAWDGIQCSGDTFHVISINLRNTEAENYERERDSSDLSDRIIAQPNTALKGKISLSLFELTHLEFLDLGFNDFQKSRFPVQLSNLTKLSHLDLSNTNILDSITTQLTNLSLLKYLDISRSLETFPYLSLASLNWLRGLVNLKVLRMRGFDLYKVTSSEKNFAEPISYLSNLRELDLSNCNISSPVFPVLFNLSRLSSLKMNANYINSPIPVQLSNLTALVVLELSNCKLRGSVPYLPQLRELEVSFNFDLRVDLTKMFLYQWPELRILSIQNTAVIQSIPSSISNAPLLVSLYASSCFLKGSIPSSISNLKHLNVLDLSANNLQGTIPSSICKMLSLRQLSLEMNNITGSLPSCIAKLRNLSVFGVYENSIDGNVSLISLLNGLNLSELRLSPNKLTVFTDPHLHLSKFKLIFLDLQSCNMSGHIPTFLCNFTQLIRLDLSHNSLTGAIPSCLSKHQTLRHLILSNNKLQGPLPLPPQTVKFFDLSSNKISGEISTETGTKLSNVEYIFLSGNELSGSLPSSLCSNRRGFKSTTRIMDLSNNKLSGSIPTSVGYCKYLESLNLGSNNLTGNVPKVLAHLESLIYLQLYDNTLNGTVLNFIHRFSNLEVLSLANNKFEGSIPAAIGSLNGLKIISLRSNKFVGPIPEEISHLHQLQILDLSLNSFTGLIPRKIGKLNSLRSRPDATFSLGSGSDLQLQMVVKGIVIQFQQLYSYSTGMDLSCNILKGNIPEEISLLKGLSMLNLSHNHLVGIIPATIGNMSGLESLDISFNRLSGHIPQSLTSIDALGFLNLSYNKLSGRIPRGTHFETLSLDGSAFTGNNLLCGLPSEKVCEADESIITRDTHPGNEAEEDGNEKLLLYSIVVLGFSVGFWGLFLVLLLKKEDWWFGYWRRIDYVAAKITKCLLNN, from the coding sequence ATGGATattgaattcaacaagaacacaTTGTTTTTCTTGTTCTTTATATTGTTCACCTATGATCAGGTCCCTTTTCTTGCTCATGGCTGTCATTCCGAAGAAAGAAATGCTCTCTTGAGCTTTAAATCCTTTCTCCAAGACCCTTCGAACCGATTGTCTTCATGGCAAGTAGGCAACCATCTTCAGAACTGCTGCGCTTGGGACGGAATTCAATGTTCCGGTGACACTTTCCATGTCATCTCAATCAACCTAAGAAACACAGAAGCTGAAAATTACGAGCGTGAACGTGACTCCTCTGACCTCAGTGACCGCATAATTGCCCAACCGAATACTGCACTAAAAGGTAAAATCTCTCTTTCCCTTTTCGAACTTACTCATCTCGAGTTTCTCGATCTCGGCTTCAATGATTTCCAGAAATCACGATTCCCGGTTCAGCTTTCTAATCTTACAAAACTCTCTCATCTTGATCTCTCTAATACAAACATTTTAGACTCCATTACAACTCAGTTAACTAACCTGTCTTTGCTGAAGTACCTCGACATCTCTCGCAGCCTGGAAACATTTCCTTATTTAAGTTTAGCATCTCTGAACTGGTTGAGAGGGTTAGTCAACCTGAAGGTACTAAGGATGAGAGGTTTTGATCTATATAAAGTCACATCTTCGGAAAAGAATTTTGCTGAACCTATATCCTATCTTTCCAACCTCAGGGAACTTGATCTCTCTAATTGTAACATTTCTAGCCCAGTGTTCCCTGTACTATTCAATCTTTCTCGTCTATCTTCTCTCAAAATGAATGCCAATTACATCAATTCCCCGATACCAGTTCAGCTGTCCAACTTAACTGCTCTCGTAGTTCTTGAGTTATCTAATTGCAAACTACGTGGTTCAGTTCCATATCTTCCTCAACTTAGGGAGCTTGAGGTGAgttttaattttgatcttagggTCGACCTTACTAAGATGTTTCTATATCAATGGCCTGAACTGCGAATACTTTCAATACAAAATACTGCAGTAATCCAATCAATTCCAAGTTCAATTTCAAATGCGCCATTACTGGTTAGTCTTTATGCTTCATCATGCTTTTTGAAAGGATCCATACCTTCTtccatctccaatttgaaacacCTAAATGTTCTCGACTTGTCTGCCAATAATCTCCAAGGAACCATACCAAGTTCAATTTGCAAGATGCTTTCTCTGAGACAACTTTCTTTAGAGATGAATAACATCACAGGATCCTTACCAAGTTGCATCGCAAAACTTCGAAACCTCAGCGTCTTTGGTGTCTATGAAAACTCCATTGATGGCAATGTTTCATTAATATCTTTGCTCAATGGTTTAAACTTATCTGAACTACGTCTGAGCCCGAATAAGTTAACTGTATTTACAGATCCACACCTACATTTATCAAAGTTTAAACTAATATTTTTGGACCTGCAATCTTGCAATATGAGTGGGCATATCCCTACTTTTCTTTGCAATTTCACTCAGCTTATCAGATTGGATTTGTCTCATAATAGCTTAACAGGAGCTATCCCTTCTTGTCTCTCCAAACATCAAACTCTCAGACACTTAATTTTGTCGAACAACAAACTTCAAGGTCCTCTGCCTCTTCCACCTCAAACTGTCAAGTTCTTTGATCTATCAAGTAATAAAATCAGTGGAGAAATCTCAACAGAAACCGGAACAAAACTATCTAATGTAGAGTACATTTTTCTATCTGGTAATGAACTTTCGGGTTCACTTCCCTCTTCTTTATGCTCCAATAGACGAGGATTTAAGTCTACCACTCGAATTATGGACCTTTCCAACAACAAATTATCTGGGAGTATACCTACAAGTGTAGGCTATTGCAAATATCTTGAATCTCTAAACCTTGGCTCCAACAACCTCACTGGGAATGTTCCAAAAGTGCTtgcacatttggaatcattgatCTATCTTCAACTATATGACAACACTCTCAATGGTACTGTTCTCAATTTCATTCATAGGTTTTCGAACTTGGAAGTTCTAAGCTTAGCAAATAACAAGTTTGAAGGTAGTATACCCGCTGCTATTGGTTCACTTAATGGCCTAAAGATTATTTCTTTAAGGTCAAACAAGTTCGTTGGGCCTATTCCAGAAGAGATTAGTCATTTGCATCAACTCCAAATATTAGATTTATCGCTAAACAGTTTCACTGGGCTAATTCCTAGGAAGATAGGAAAGTTGAATAGTCTAAGAAGTAGACCTGATGCAACATTCTCGCTTGGTTCTGGTTCTGATCTGCAACTGCAGATGGTGGTCAAAGGGATTGTGATACAATTTCAGCAATTATACAGCTATAGTACCGGAATGGATTTATCATGCAACATTCTTAAGGGGAACATCCCAGAAGAGATCAGTCTGCTGAAAGGGCTTTCCATGCTTAATTTGTCCCATAATCATCTTGTTGGTATTATCCCAGCAACTATCGGAAACATGTCTGGTTTAGAGTCTTTAGATATAAGTTTCAACAGACTATCTGGACATATCCCTCAATCATTGACATCAATCGACGCTCTTGGGTTTCTGAACCTATCTTACAACAAGTTGAGTGGTAGGATTCCACGGGGAACTCACTTTGAGACATTAAGTTTGGACGGTTCTGCTTTCACCGGAAACAATTTGTTGTGCGGATTACCTTCTGAGAAAGTTTGCGAGGCTGATGAAAGCATTATTACTAGAGATACTCACCCTGGAAATGAAGCTGAAGAAGATGGAAATGAGAAGCTACTGCTTTATAGTATTGTTGTTTTGGGGTTCAGCGTTGGATTTTGGGGTCTCTTCCTCGTTTTGCTTCTAAAGAAAGAGGATTGGTGGTTTGGATATTGGAGACGTATCGACTATGTTGCAGCTAAAATAACTAAATGTTTGCTAAACAATTAA
- the LOC113328956 gene encoding probable S-adenosylmethionine-dependent methyltransferase At5g38780 isoform X1 produces the protein MDAISETKSFPMKGGDDESSYVKNSSLQVPKEVADINSSAWNKGRIHYTDAPNEVLQAYSAQYVMDMEVFLLARAHEVVCGGLMFLVIPGVIDGTNGSQTGGGFFHVLGFCLVEIAKMGMVDEAKVDSFNLPVYHTSPKEVNDLVEKNGYFNIERLEKMYSPGISIDHIQIFSDHLRAGLEVIIKQHFGFSKSDLDILFDVYTKRLVDSFPTLAIAAEKSLHMFYVLKRNNITIAH, from the exons ATGGATGCAATATCAGAAACGAAATCATTCCCAATGAAAGGTGGAGACGATGAATCCAGTTATGTCAAGAATTCTTCGCTTCAG GTTCCAAAAGAGGTTGCTGACATAAATTCCTCAGCATGGAATAAAGGCAGGATACATTATACTGATGCACCAAATGAAGTCTTACAAGCTTATTCAGCTCAGTATGTTATGGACATGGAGGTTTTTCTTCTAGCCCGTGCACATGAGGTTGTCTGTGGTGGGTTGATGTTTCTGGTCATTCCAGGTGTTATCGATGGAACAAATGGTTCCCAAACTGGTGGTGGATTTTTCCATGTTTTGGGATTTTGTCTCGTGGAAATAGCCAAAATG GGAATGGTGGATGAAGCTAAAGTGGATTCATTCAACTTACCAGTGTACCACACATCCCCTAAAGAAGTGAACGATTTGGTAGAGAAAAATGGGTATTTCAATATAGAAAGATTGGAGAAAATGTATTCGCCAGGTATAAGCATTGATCATATACAAATATTCAGTGACCATCTAAGAGCTGGGTTGGAAGTAATCATTAAACAACATTTTGGTTTCAGCAAGAGTGATCTCGACATACTGTTCGATGTGTACACCAAAAGACTTGTCGATTCTTTCCCAACCTTGGCAATAGCAGCAGAGAAATCCCTTCATATGTTTTATGTTCTCAAACGCAACAACATTACTATTGCACACTAG
- the LOC113328956 gene encoding probable S-adenosylmethionine-dependent methyltransferase At5g38100 isoform X2, translating to MDAISETKSFPMKGGDDESSYVKNSSLQVPKEVADINSSAWNKGRIHYTDAPNEVLQAYSAQYVMDMEVFLLARAHEVVCGGLMFLVIPGVIDGTNGSQTGGGFFHVLGFCLVEIAKMGMVDEAKVDSFNLPVYHTSPKEVNDLVEKNGYFNIERLEKMYSPARVISTYCSMCTPKDLSILSQPWQ from the exons ATGGATGCAATATCAGAAACGAAATCATTCCCAATGAAAGGTGGAGACGATGAATCCAGTTATGTCAAGAATTCTTCGCTTCAG GTTCCAAAAGAGGTTGCTGACATAAATTCCTCAGCATGGAATAAAGGCAGGATACATTATACTGATGCACCAAATGAAGTCTTACAAGCTTATTCAGCTCAGTATGTTATGGACATGGAGGTTTTTCTTCTAGCCCGTGCACATGAGGTTGTCTGTGGTGGGTTGATGTTTCTGGTCATTCCAGGTGTTATCGATGGAACAAATGGTTCCCAAACTGGTGGTGGATTTTTCCATGTTTTGGGATTTTGTCTCGTGGAAATAGCCAAAATG GGAATGGTGGATGAAGCTAAAGTGGATTCATTCAACTTACCAGTGTACCACACATCCCCTAAAGAAGTGAACGATTTGGTAGAGAAAAATGGGTATTTCAATATAGAAAGATTGGAGAAAATGTATTCGCCAG CAAGAGTGATCTCGACATACTGTTCGATGTGTACACCAAAAGACTTGTCGATTCTTTCCCAACCTTGGCAATAG